Proteins encoded together in one Bacteroides ovatus window:
- a CDS encoding alginate export family protein: protein MKTLYWSFLLMLLPSMAYTQNTEKENEFTMSMQIRPRAEYRNGALTPRDEGVAPTSFINNRARLSMDYKRSDLELKMSAQHVGVWGQDPQIEKNGRFMLNEAWAKLNFGEGFFAQLGRQSLIYDDERILGGLDWNVAGRYHDALKLGYANKNNEVHLILAFNQNNDNRTSGGTYYDSSTGQPYKNMQTVWYHYKADNVPFGASLLFMNLGLETGDKATDDSHTRYLQTMGTYLTYKNSNWNLDGAFYYQMGKNKAAEKVSALMGSIQAAYTFNQTWGAVASFDYLSGDKGNGGKYKAFDPLYGTHHKFYGAMDYFYASTFANGYAPGLMDARIGGRFRLSGKVDMELNYHYFSTAVKVQDLKKSLGSEVDYQINWSIMKDVKLSAGYSFMRGTKTMDAVKTGNHKSWQDWGWVSLNINPKVFFTKW, encoded by the coding sequence ATGAAAACACTTTATTGGTCATTCTTGCTTATGCTATTGCCAAGCATGGCATATACACAAAACACGGAGAAAGAGAATGAATTTACGATGTCTATGCAAATCAGACCTCGTGCGGAGTATCGGAATGGTGCATTGACTCCACGGGATGAAGGGGTAGCTCCTACATCTTTCATCAATAACCGTGCACGCCTCTCGATGGATTATAAACGTTCGGATCTGGAACTAAAGATGTCGGCACAGCATGTCGGTGTTTGGGGACAAGACCCGCAGATTGAGAAGAATGGGCGTTTTATGTTGAATGAGGCTTGGGCGAAACTGAACTTTGGTGAAGGGTTCTTTGCTCAACTGGGACGTCAGTCATTGATTTATGATGATGAACGTATTTTGGGAGGACTGGATTGGAATGTAGCGGGCCGTTACCACGATGCATTGAAGCTGGGATATGCCAACAAAAATAATGAAGTCCATCTGATTCTTGCTTTTAACCAGAATAATGACAATAGAACAAGTGGAGGTACTTACTATGATTCTTCTACCGGACAGCCTTATAAGAATATGCAAACCGTCTGGTATCATTATAAAGCGGATAATGTTCCGTTCGGAGCTTCTTTATTGTTTATGAATCTGGGATTGGAAACGGGTGATAAAGCCACGGATGATTCTCATACCCGCTATTTACAAACAATGGGTACTTACCTCACTTATAAGAATAGTAACTGGAATCTGGATGGTGCTTTCTACTATCAGATGGGTAAGAATAAAGCTGCGGAGAAAGTTTCAGCTTTGATGGGTAGCATACAAGCCGCCTATACGTTTAATCAGACATGGGGAGCCGTGGCTAGTTTTGATTATTTAAGCGGTGATAAAGGAAATGGCGGTAAGTATAAGGCTTTTGATCCTCTTTATGGGACCCATCATAAATTCTATGGAGCAATGGATTATTTTTATGCTTCTACATTTGCAAACGGTTATGCACCGGGATTGATGGATGCTCGTATCGGAGGTCGTTTCCGTCTATCTGGCAAGGTAGATATGGAACTTAATTACCATTATTTTAGTACAGCAGTTAAAGTTCAGGATTTAAAGAAATCATTAGGTTCGGAAGTTGATTATCAGATTAACTGGTCGATCATGAAAGATGTGAAACTCTCTGCCGGATATTCTTTTATGCGTGGTACGAAGACGATGGACGCTGTGAAAACCGGCAATCATAAAAGCTGGCAGGATTGGGGATGGGTATCGTTGAATATCAATCCGAAAGTATTTTTCACTAAATGGTAG
- a CDS encoding cytochrome c biogenesis protein: MSWEYFILFAIAALVCWALGAFAAWKGTKTGWAYGFTFLGLAIFFSFIIGMWISLERPPMRTMGETRLWYSFFLPLAGLITYARWKYKWILSFSCILSLVFICINIFKPEIHNKTLMPALQSPWFAPHVIVYMFAYAMLGAATVMAVYLLWFKKKEIERKEMDLCDNLTYVGLAFMTLGMLTGAIWAKEAWGHYWAWDPKETWAAATWFAYLVYIHFRLGKPLKARPALIILLVSFVLLQMCWYGINYLPAAQGVSVHTYNLN, translated from the coding sequence ATGAGTTGGGAATACTTTATACTATTTGCAATAGCCGCACTGGTTTGTTGGGCTTTGGGAGCTTTTGCTGCCTGGAAAGGTACAAAAACGGGATGGGCTTATGGATTTACTTTCTTAGGTCTGGCTATTTTCTTCAGTTTCATTATCGGAATGTGGATTTCATTAGAACGTCCTCCGATGCGGACAATGGGAGAGACACGGCTGTGGTATTCTTTCTTCCTTCCGTTGGCGGGATTGATAACCTATGCACGCTGGAAGTATAAATGGATTTTAAGTTTCAGTTGTATCCTTTCATTGGTCTTTATTTGTATCAATATCTTCAAACCGGAGATTCATAATAAGACGTTAATGCCTGCTTTGCAAAGCCCGTGGTTTGCCCCTCATGTCATTGTGTATATGTTTGCTTATGCTATGTTGGGAGCGGCGACGGTGATGGCCGTCTATCTGCTTTGGTTCAAAAAGAAGGAGATTGAACGGAAAGAAATGGATTTGTGTGACAACCTCACCTATGTAGGTCTGGCATTTATGACATTAGGTATGCTTACCGGAGCTATCTGGGCAAAAGAAGCCTGGGGACATTACTGGGCTTGGGACCCGAAAGAGACTTGGGCGGCAGCTACCTGGTTCGCTTATCTGGTGTATATCCATTTCAGATTGGGCAAGCCATTGAAGGCACGTCCTGCGTTGATTATTCTGTTAGTATCATTTGTCCTGTTGCAAATGTGCTGGTATGGAATCAATTACCTTCCGGCCGCGCAAGGAGTCAGTGTGCATACTTATAATTTAAATTGA
- a CDS encoding cytochrome c biogenesis protein ResB, translating into MWSYKEGLVIGAGLLVIGLLLQMTVGAIHWDLFACPVNVIVLVVYIIALVAMHLLRKRVYLFGWLSHYSAAVSSLLWVVGMTVVMGLIRQAPSGHAPADLLGFSQMISSWPFVLLYFWMVTALGLTILRTGFSLKISRISFLLNHIGLFIALITATLGNADMQRLKMTTRMGSAEWRATDDKGQLIELPLAIELKDFTIDEYPPKLMLIDNETGRTLPEKSPVHVLLEEGVTNGSLQDWQLTIEQSIPMAASVATEDTLKFTEFHSMGATYAVYLKAVNQKNQTTKEGWVSCGSFLFPYKAIRLDSLTSIVMPEREPQRFVSEVKIYTQEGTITGGTIEVNRPMEIEGWKIYQLSYDETKGRWSDISVFELVRDPWLPVVYTGIIMMMAGAICLFVSAQKRKEEDKA; encoded by the coding sequence ATGTGGAGCTATAAAGAAGGGCTGGTGATTGGCGCAGGATTACTGGTGATAGGGCTATTGCTGCAAATGACAGTGGGAGCCATACATTGGGACCTGTTTGCCTGTCCGGTCAATGTGATTGTGTTAGTGGTTTATATCATTGCTTTGGTAGCCATGCACCTTCTTCGCAAACGTGTCTATTTATTCGGATGGTTGAGTCATTATTCCGCTGCTGTCTCGTCTCTATTGTGGGTGGTCGGCATGACGGTAGTGATGGGACTGATCCGGCAGGCTCCTTCCGGTCATGCTCCGGCTGATCTGCTGGGATTTTCGCAGATGATTTCTTCCTGGCCTTTTGTCCTGCTCTACTTTTGGATGGTCACCGCCTTGGGGCTGACAATCCTTCGCACCGGTTTCTCTTTGAAGATCAGCAGGATTTCTTTCCTACTGAATCATATCGGATTGTTTATTGCACTGATAACAGCCACTTTGGGAAATGCCGATATGCAAAGGTTGAAAATGACAACCCGGATGGGAAGTGCCGAATGGCGGGCTACGGATGATAAAGGTCAACTGATTGAACTTCCGCTGGCTATCGAACTGAAGGATTTCACTATCGACGAATATCCTCCGAAACTGATGTTGATTGATAATGAAACCGGCCGTACGCTTCCCGAAAAATCTCCTGTACATGTATTGTTGGAAGAGGGAGTGACAAATGGCAGCTTGCAGGACTGGCAGCTAACTATTGAGCAATCTATTCCGATGGCTGCTTCTGTGGCTACCGAAGATACTTTGAAGTTTACTGAATTTCATTCGATGGGAGCGACTTATGCTGTCTATCTGAAAGCAGTCAATCAGAAGAATCAAACAACCAAAGAGGGATGGGTAAGTTGCGGTAGTTTTCTTTTTCCCTATAAGGCAATCCGGCTGGATTCTTTAACCAGTATTGTAATGCCGGAACGGGAACCGCAGCGATTTGTATCGGAAGTGAAGATTTACACACAAGAAGGAACGATCACGGGAGGAACCATTGAAGTGAACCGCCCGATGGAGATAGAAGGTTGGAAAATTTATCAACTTAGTTACGATGAAACAAAGGGACGATGGAGCGATATCAGTGTCTTCGAGTTGGTTCGCGATCCGTGGTTGCCGGTTGTTTACACAGGAATAATAATGATGATGGCAGGAGCCATCTGTCTGTTTGTCAGCGCACAAAAGAGGAAAGAGGAGGACAAAGCATGA
- the nrfA gene encoding ammonia-forming cytochrome c nitrite reductase — translation MEKKLKSWQGWLLFGGSMVVVFVLGLCVSALMERRAEVASIFNNRKNVIKGIEARNELFKNDFPREYQTWTETAKTDFESEFNGNIAVDALEKRPEMVILWAGYAFSKDYSTPRGHMHAIEDITASLRTGSPMSPTEGPQPSTCWTCKSPDVPRMMEALGVDSFYNNKWGAMGAEIVNPIGCSDCHDPETMNLHISRPALIEAFQRQGKDITKATPQEMRSLVCAQCHVEYYFKGDGKYLTFPWDKGFTVEDMEAYYDEAGFYDYIHKLSRTPILKAQHPDYEICQMGIHGQRGVSCADCHMPYKSEGGVKFSDHHIQSPLAMIDRTCQVCHRESEETLRNNVYERQRKANEIRNRLEQELAKAHIEAKFAWDKGATETQMKDVLALIRQAQWRWDFGVASHGGSFHAPQEIQRILSHGLDRAMQARLAVSKVLAKNGYTGDVPMPDISTKAKAQEYIGLDMDAERAAKEKFLKTTVPAWLEKAKENGRLAQK, via the coding sequence ATGGAAAAGAAATTAAAATCATGGCAAGGATGGCTGTTGTTCGGAGGTTCAATGGTCGTTGTATTTGTTTTGGGATTATGCGTTTCTGCGTTGATGGAACGGAGGGCGGAAGTTGCCAGCATTTTCAATAACCGTAAAAACGTTATCAAAGGGATTGAAGCACGAAATGAACTGTTTAAGAATGACTTTCCCCGTGAATACCAGACTTGGACGGAGACTGCAAAGACTGACTTTGAGAGTGAATTTAATGGAAATATTGCTGTAGATGCTTTGGAAAAACGTCCTGAAATGGTGATTCTATGGGCGGGATATGCTTTCTCAAAAGATTATTCCACTCCACGGGGACACATGCATGCCATTGAGGATATTACGGCATCTTTGCGTACCGGTTCGCCCATGAGCCCGACTGAAGGTCCTCAACCGTCTACCTGCTGGACTTGTAAGAGTCCGGATGTTCCCCGTATGATGGAGGCATTGGGTGTCGATTCTTTCTATAACAATAAATGGGGGGCTATGGGCGCCGAAATTGTGAATCCTATCGGATGCTCCGATTGTCATGATCCCGAAACAATGAATCTTCATATCAGTCGTCCCGCTTTGATAGAGGCTTTCCAACGTCAGGGTAAAGACATCACTAAAGCTACTCCGCAGGAGATGCGTTCATTGGTATGTGCACAATGTCATGTGGAATATTATTTCAAAGGGGATGGTAAGTATCTGACTTTCCCCTGGGACAAAGGTTTTACGGTAGAAGATATGGAGGCTTATTATGATGAGGCCGGTTTCTATGATTATATTCATAAATTGAGCCGTACTCCGATTCTGAAAGCGCAGCATCCTGACTATGAGATTTGTCAGATGGGTATCCACGGACAGAGAGGGGTTTCTTGTGCCGATTGTCACATGCCGTATAAGAGTGAAGGTGGTGTGAAATTCAGTGATCACCATATCCAAAGCCCGTTGGCTATGATTGACCGCACCTGTCAGGTTTGTCACCGCGAAAGTGAAGAGACTTTACGTAATAATGTGTACGAACGCCAACGTAAAGCGAATGAAATCCGTAACCGTCTGGAACAGGAATTGGCAAAAGCACATATCGAAGCTAAATTTGCCTGGGACAAGGGTGCTACAGAAACACAGATGAAAGATGTGCTCGCACTGATTCGTCAGGCACAATGGCGTTGGGATTTCGGAGTAGCTTCACACGGAGGTTCTTTCCACGCACCGCAGGAAATTCAGAGAATTCTTTCTCATGGATTGGATCGTGCCATGCAAGCCCGTCTGGCTGTATCCAAAGTATTGGCAAAGAATGGATATACGGGAGATGTTCCGATGCCGGACATTTCAACAAAGGCAAAAGCACAGGAATATATCGGCTTGGATATGGATGCTGAAAGAGCGGCTAAGGAGAAATTCCTGAAAACAACTGTTCCGGCATGGTTGGAGAAAGCGAAAGAAAACGGCCGTCTGGCACAGAAATAA
- the nrfH gene encoding cytochrome c nitrite reductase small subunit: MMKFPIINRLFPSYKWKVAAVIIGGVIVGGGALFMYMLRAHTYLGDDPAACVNCHIMTPYYATWFHSSHARNATCNDCHVPHENAVKKWTFKGMDGMKHVAAFLTKSEPQVIQAHEASSEVIMNNCIRCHTQLNTEFVKTGKIDYMMSQVGEGKACWDCHRDVPHGGKNSLSGTPGAIVPLPESPVPEWLRKMVNQKDK; the protein is encoded by the coding sequence ATGATGAAGTTTCCAATAATAAATCGACTCTTTCCTTCTTATAAATGGAAGGTAGCGGCTGTCATCATTGGCGGTGTTATTGTGGGTGGAGGAGCACTGTTTATGTATATGCTCCGGGCGCATACCTATCTTGGAGATGACCCGGCTGCATGCGTGAATTGTCACATCATGACTCCTTACTATGCAACCTGGTTCCATAGTTCACATGCCCGGAATGCCACCTGCAATGATTGTCATGTGCCGCATGAAAATGCTGTGAAGAAATGGACCTTTAAAGGTATGGACGGTATGAAGCACGTGGCTGCATTTCTTACCAAAAGCGAGCCGCAGGTCATTCAGGCTCATGAAGCCAGTTCCGAAGTGATTATGAATAATTGCATCCGCTGTCATACACAACTCAATACAGAATTTGTGAAGACGGGGAAGATTGATTATATGATGTCACAGGTAGGAGAGGGGAAGGCTTGCTGGGATTGCCATCGTGATGTTCCTCATGGTGGAAAGAATTCCCTGTCCGGTACTCCGGGAGCGATTGTTCCTCTTCCGGAATCGCCTGTTCCCGAATGGCTCCGGAAGATGGTGAATCAGAAAGATAAATAA
- a CDS encoding DUF4625 domain-containing protein — protein MKNKFYLPMISLLATVTFMFSSCDNDDSSDTTKPLIELHEPEEGQALEIGNEHGVHFEMDLSDDVMLKSYKIEIHSNFDHHSHGGNSRAAQETVDFSFNRSYDVSGQKTAHIHHHDIVIPANATAGDYHLMVYCTDAAGNESYIARNIKLSNEVEDEGHHHDE, from the coding sequence ATGAAAAATAAATTTTATCTCCCAATGATTAGCCTTTTGGCAACAGTTACTTTCATGTTTTCCTCTTGTGATAATGATGACTCCAGTGATACGACCAAACCTCTGATTGAACTTCACGAACCGGAAGAAGGTCAGGCTTTGGAGATAGGAAACGAACATGGGGTTCATTTTGAAATGGATTTGTCGGATGATGTCATGCTGAAATCCTATAAGATTGAAATTCATAGTAATTTCGACCACCATTCACACGGAGGTAATAGCAGGGCTGCACAGGAAACAGTAGATTTTAGTTTCAACAGATCCTACGATGTGTCCGGACAGAAAACCGCCCATATTCATCATCACGATATTGTAATACCGGCCAATGCTACTGCAGGAGATTATCATTTGATGGTTTATTGCACGGATGCCGCAGGTAACGAATCTTATATCGCACGCAATATCAAATTAAGTAATGAGGTGGAAGACGAAGGCCATCACCATGATGAATAA